In Candidatus Acidiferrales bacterium, the following are encoded in one genomic region:
- a CDS encoding polysaccharide biosynthesis C-terminal domain-containing protein, with the protein MLDKIKSLGADTAVYGVSTIIGRFLNFLLVPFYTNVLPPSQYGIVATIYSYIAFMNIIYIYGMESAYFKYASTKEIGNDKEIFSTPFFSILLTSIIFSGIIFFNSYHLSVFIEVPLRFEDTIRYSAIILLLDSLAIIPFASLRLQRKVKTFAAIKLVNIIVNVAANVILLLKFHTGVEGIFISGVIASAVTLVLLLPEILGKLSLKFVGDLYAALLKFGLPYIPAGLAAMMVQVIDRPILLALTNESTVGIYQANYRLGIFMMLVVSMYDYAWRPFFLTHAGDPNAKQLFARILTYFTFISSIIVLLISLYIDDIVKLHIYHGRSIINPAYWSGLGIVPIVLLGYLFNGIYVNLMAGIYIEKKTSHLPYITGIGAVINVAANFLLIPKFGMFGAAWATFLAYAGMAISIYIVSQKYYPVQYELGKILKIGIALGITIIAFSSHHTFLPNLNEQLIKVSAFAGFFVILFLVGFASKEETEFLKNRLRIRAKNTRA; encoded by the coding sequence TTGCTAGATAAAATCAAATCCCTCGGTGCCGATACCGCTGTTTACGGTGTCAGTACGATTATCGGCAGGTTCCTCAACTTCCTCCTCGTACCATTTTATACAAACGTCCTTCCACCTTCCCAGTATGGAATAGTTGCCACGATTTATTCCTACATCGCATTCATGAACATCATATATATCTACGGGATGGAATCGGCGTACTTTAAATATGCATCGACGAAAGAAATTGGAAACGACAAAGAAATTTTTTCAACCCCGTTCTTTTCTATCTTGCTGACTTCGATCATTTTTTCGGGAATAATCTTTTTCAACAGCTATCACCTTTCGGTTTTTATCGAAGTTCCTCTAAGATTTGAAGACACGATAAGATATTCCGCTATAATTCTCCTCTTGGATTCGCTCGCGATAATACCGTTTGCATCGCTGCGGCTTCAGAGAAAAGTGAAAACCTTTGCAGCAATAAAGCTGGTCAACATAATAGTGAACGTTGCCGCAAACGTTATCCTCCTCTTGAAGTTTCATACTGGAGTCGAGGGAATTTTCATAAGCGGCGTGATAGCGTCTGCCGTCACTCTGGTGCTTCTTCTGCCGGAAATTCTCGGCAAACTTTCGTTAAAATTTGTCGGCGATCTTTACGCGGCATTGCTGAAATTCGGTCTGCCATACATTCCCGCAGGGCTTGCAGCTATGATGGTACAGGTGATCGACAGGCCGATTCTTCTCGCGCTCACAAACGAAAGCACTGTCGGAATCTATCAGGCCAACTACCGCCTCGGGATTTTTATGATGCTCGTCGTCTCGATGTACGATTACGCGTGGCGACCGTTTTTTCTCACACATGCCGGCGACCCTAACGCAAAGCAGCTCTTCGCAAGAATACTGACCTATTTTACTTTCATCAGCTCCATCATCGTCTTACTGATCTCGCTGTACATTGACGATATCGTGAAGCTCCATATTTATCACGGCCGTTCGATCATAAACCCCGCATATTGGTCGGGACTCGGGATTGTGCCTATCGTTCTTCTCGGCTATCTGTTCAACGGGATTTACGTCAACCTGATGGCAGGAATTTACATCGAGAAGAAGACTTCACACCTTCCTTATATCACCGGCATAGGAGCGGTCATAAATGTCGCAGCAAACTTCCTTCTGATCCCGAAGTTCGGAATGTTCGGCGCTGCGTGGGCTACATTTCTTGCGTACGCAGGAATGGCAATTTCTATTTACATCGTCTCCCAAAAATATTATCCGGTTCAATATGAACTTGGAAAAATTTTGAAGATCGGCATTGCATTAGGCATCACGATCATTGCCTTCTCATCGCACCACACTTTCCTGCCTAACTTAAACGAACAATTGATCAAAGTCTCTGCATTCGCGGGTTTTTTTGTAATACTGTTCCTGGTCGGATTTGCATCCAAAGAAGAGACGGAATTCTTAAAAAACCGTCTCAGGATTCGCGCCAAGAACACTCGGGCGTGA
- a CDS encoding acetyl-CoA carboxylase carboxyltransferase subunit alpha, whose protein sequence is MAKQILEFEKPIAELEQKIEEMRKLSDHLDIEEEIKKLESRVSELRTNIYSNLTRWQRVQLARHPERPYTLDYISLMTTDFIELHGDRYFGDDHAIVGGFAKLVEDPAHGNGRTVMIIGQQKGRDTKSNIYRNFGMPNPEGYRKALRLMKIAEKFGKPVVTLLDTPGAYPGIEAEERGQAEAIARNLFEMAQLEVPIVVAIIGEGASGGALGIGVGDRVLMLENAWYSVIAPESCSSILWKTWDYKEQAAEALKLSAKDLLQQKIIDRIVPEPIGGAHKNPKEAADILKKILIEELEPLTKMKPNKLVENRIEKFSSMGSFSEK, encoded by the coding sequence ATGGCAAAACAGATTCTTGAGTTTGAAAAACCAATCGCCGAACTTGAACAAAAGATCGAAGAGATGCGAAAACTCTCCGACCATCTTGACATTGAAGAGGAAATTAAGAAACTTGAGTCGCGAGTCAGCGAGCTACGGACAAATATTTATTCAAATCTAACCCGCTGGCAGCGAGTGCAATTAGCCCGTCATCCGGAAAGGCCGTACACTTTGGATTACATAAGCTTGATGACAACCGATTTCATCGAACTCCACGGAGATCGGTACTTCGGGGACGATCATGCCATAGTCGGCGGCTTTGCGAAGCTGGTCGAGGACCCTGCTCACGGGAACGGCAGAACTGTCATGATCATCGGTCAGCAGAAAGGGCGAGACACAAAATCAAACATTTATAGAAACTTCGGGATGCCGAATCCGGAAGGCTACCGTAAGGCATTGCGGCTCATGAAGATCGCGGAAAAATTCGGCAAGCCGGTAGTCACCTTGCTCGACACCCCCGGTGCTTATCCCGGCATAGAGGCAGAAGAGCGCGGACAGGCCGAGGCGATTGCGAGGAATCTTTTCGAGATGGCACAGTTAGAAGTTCCGATCGTGGTTGCCATCATCGGCGAAGGAGCCTCCGGCGGCGCGCTCGGTATCGGAGTAGGCGACAGGGTTTTGATGCTGGAAAACGCATGGTATTCAGTCATCGCGCCGGAATCATGCTCGTCGATTCTCTGGAAGACCTGGGATTACAAGGAGCAGGCAGCCGAGGCATTGAAGCTCTCCGCAAAAGATCTGCTCCAGCAAAAAATCATCGACAGGATAGTGCCCGAACCGATCGGCGGCGCGCACAAAAATCCGAAGGAAGCCGCTGACATTCTCAAGAAGATTTTGATCGAGGAGCTTGAACCGTTAACTAAGATGAAACCCAACAAACTTGTCGAAAACCGGATCGAGAAGTTCAGCTCGATGGGCTCGTTCTCGGAGAAGTAA
- the sppA gene encoding signal peptide peptidase SppA has protein sequence MKRIVAVIALIYVIAAAAASGQDILVNPQNQKYLFTAGTDETQAFLYNPACLGLYSRGGVLDGYYFYPTKSILNYPSTVFHDIGIFGQAGKFGLAYRNAENSGSTVFGIPGPLEENLNQYSVGLGFGNQGIAVGASLSLTDITGVGSRWLPAIGLIVRPDRYISLGAAYHNFSDAPFGGHAIEKTANLGVGIRPFGTDFLTLSADLITPVHNNGFKIGIDVEPIPGLKVYGIYDLSGYTPSTYVLGFGGSYGNPDYVWTNSVSIGVSLNFSPHIHIEGASSYQRDKYAATYGRIMVTSQEMPTILFDHRIAEIVIRGNIPDERQQSFLFFKSPKNLLDYIDEIKKCGDDLSIDALILKIYPFSTHESFFALSSETQELADAVEYVRSKGKNVYAYLTDDSGVNEVYLASAADKIYMAPVAFISGYGVNMDLIRLKGLFDKLHISWNAQTAGKYKSTFHTIYTDSASPEQAKLIQGLVDDIYSQMIKQIEVNRNITMDDSFKAAISGILSSREAARLHLIDQVAYYDEFKKDVSAGLPEVDPSRLCRYETRWGTRPEIAVIGVYGNIVTGESAPPSPFPIPFLGSDRASGSETVAAQIKAAAEDADIKAIVLRVNSGGGSALASDEIYNAINDAEKKKPVIASFGNVAASGGYYVAAGVRKIFAEPATLTGSIGVVIAFPVLTDFLEKDLGSNVEEYRAGRNSDILSPFHRWDDSDLKYVDKFLNETYNDFKTKVAEGRKLSMDRVEELAQGKVYTGIQAKSFDLIDEYGGLDKAIQYAADAAGISRDYTVRMFMVPGIGFPNLLGIDAMILKSFSN, from the coding sequence ATGAAAAGAATCGTTGCCGTCATTGCGCTTATTTACGTGATTGCAGCGGCCGCTGCTTCCGGACAGGATATTTTAGTAAATCCGCAAAACCAGAAATATCTTTTCACTGCCGGAACGGATGAGACGCAGGCATTCCTCTACAACCCTGCATGCCTCGGTCTTTACAGCCGCGGCGGAGTCTTGGACGGATATTATTTTTATCCTACTAAAAGCATTCTCAATTATCCGAGCACTGTCTTCCATGATATCGGGATTTTCGGACAAGCTGGAAAGTTCGGGCTGGCATACAGAAATGCCGAGAATTCCGGCTCAACGGTATTCGGAATCCCGGGACCATTAGAAGAAAACTTGAACCAGTATTCTGTCGGACTCGGATTTGGAAATCAGGGGATTGCAGTCGGAGCTTCGTTGTCTCTTACGGATATCACCGGCGTTGGATCAAGATGGCTTCCGGCTATCGGGTTGATCGTCCGTCCGGACCGATATATAAGTCTCGGCGCGGCTTACCATAATTTTTCGGATGCACCGTTTGGCGGGCACGCGATCGAAAAAACGGCAAACCTCGGCGTTGGGATTCGGCCGTTTGGGACAGATTTTTTGACCTTAAGTGCAGATCTCATCACTCCCGTTCATAATAACGGTTTCAAAATAGGTATTGATGTTGAGCCGATACCTGGATTAAAAGTCTATGGCATATATGACCTATCCGGGTACACACCATCCACGTATGTTCTTGGCTTTGGGGGTTCATACGGGAACCCCGACTACGTGTGGACAAATTCTGTTTCAATTGGTGTCAGCCTCAATTTTAGTCCGCATATTCATATTGAAGGTGCATCGAGTTACCAGAGAGACAAATACGCTGCGACCTACGGACGCATCATGGTCACCTCGCAGGAGATGCCCACGATCTTGTTTGACCATAGAATTGCGGAGATAGTCATAAGAGGAAATATTCCCGACGAACGTCAGCAGTCATTTCTGTTCTTCAAATCTCCGAAAAACCTTCTGGATTATATCGATGAGATAAAAAAATGTGGCGATGATTTATCTATCGACGCATTGATCCTGAAAATATATCCTTTCTCGACGCACGAATCCTTCTTTGCCCTCTCCAGTGAGACTCAAGAACTTGCAGATGCAGTGGAGTATGTTCGCTCGAAAGGAAAGAATGTGTACGCCTACTTGACAGACGACAGCGGTGTGAACGAAGTCTATCTGGCGAGCGCTGCAGATAAAATCTACATGGCCCCGGTTGCTTTCATCAGCGGCTACGGTGTCAATATGGATTTGATAAGACTCAAGGGTCTGTTCGATAAACTTCACATATCGTGGAACGCGCAGACAGCCGGCAAGTACAAATCTACTTTTCATACAATCTATACAGATTCCGCATCGCCGGAACAGGCAAAGCTCATTCAAGGGCTCGTCGACGATATTTATTCGCAGATGATAAAGCAGATCGAAGTGAACCGCAACATTACCATGGATGATTCCTTCAAGGCTGCTATTTCCGGGATCCTTTCCTCGCGTGAAGCTGCGCGGCTTCACCTCATCGACCAGGTTGCTTACTACGATGAGTTCAAGAAAGATGTCAGCGCTGGTCTGCCTGAGGTCGATCCATCGAGGCTCTGCAGGTATGAGACGAGATGGGGGACAAGACCCGAAATTGCAGTGATCGGGGTTTATGGCAACATCGTAACCGGTGAGAGCGCACCGCCCTCTCCATTCCCGATTCCGTTTTTGGGAAGCGACCGTGCAAGCGGTTCCGAAACCGTAGCGGCGCAAATCAAGGCCGCGGCGGAAGATGCCGACATAAAGGCGATTGTTCTCAGAGTAAACAGCGGAGGTGGATCTGCGCTTGCGTCCGATGAAATTTATAACGCGATAAATGATGCTGAAAAGAAAAAGCCGGTTATCGCTTCCTTCGGTAACGTAGCCGCAAGCGGAGGATATTATGTGGCAGCGGGAGTCAGGAAGATTTTCGCCGAACCTGCAACGTTGACGGGAAGCATCGGAGTTGTAATTGCTTTTCCTGTGCTTACAGATTTTCTCGAAAAGGATCTCGGCAGTAATGTTGAGGAATACCGCGCGGGGAGAAACTCTGACATACTCTCGCCGTTCCATCGATGGGACGATTCCGATTTGAAATACGTCGATAAATTTCTTAACGAGACCTATAATGACTTTAAAACGAAAGTTGCGGAAGGCAGGAAACTCAGCATGGATCGCGTCGAAGAACTGGCGCAGGGGAAAGTTTATACCGGAATACAGGCGAAAAGCTTTGATTTGATCGATGAGTACGGCGGGCTCGATAAAGCGATCCAATATGCAGCGGATGCGGCAGGGATCTCGCGGGATTACACAGTCCGAATGTTCATGGTGCCCGGGATCGGATTTCCGAACCTGCTGGGAATTGATGCGATGATTTTGAAGAGCTTTTCAAATTGA
- a CDS encoding thioesterase family protein produces MYSTKSNIRVRYADTDQMHGVYNGRYFEYFEVGRADLMRSLGMTYRQFEAAGFFLPLTEAYAKYLRQIQYDDLIEVVTILKEVPAARLRIDYEIFRGQEKMTEGFTVHSFVDVKSGKPVRAPKIFLDLLDEKL; encoded by the coding sequence ATGTACTCCACAAAAAGCAATATCAGGGTCCGTTATGCAGACACGGACCAAATGCACGGTGTGTATAACGGGCGATACTTCGAATACTTTGAAGTCGGCAGAGCCGATCTCATGCGATCGCTTGGAATGACGTATCGTCAATTTGAAGCTGCAGGGTTTTTCCTCCCTTTGACAGAAGCGTACGCCAAATATCTGCGGCAGATACAATACGACGACCTGATCGAGGTCGTGACCATACTGAAAGAAGTCCCTGCAGCGCGCCTCAGAATAGATTACGAGATTTTTCGCGGCCAAGAAAAGATGACGGAGGGATTCACCGTTCACAGTTTTGTCGATGTCAAATCAGGAAAGCCTGTACGGGCACCCAAGATTTTCTTGGATTTGCTGGATGAAAAACTATAA
- a CDS encoding 2,3,4,5-tetrahydropyridine-2,6-dicarboxylate N-succinyltransferase produces the protein MSRELLIAEIEKLYSTDGKNPESESFVERFLELLDIGEVRAAEPDPSCSSGWKVNQWVKKGILLAFRIGKLIKMGNGWSDQFFDKHTLPVKDISIEDQIRVVPGGTAIRRGAYISHGTVIMPPSYVNVGAFVDEGTMLDSHSLVGSCAQVGKKVHVSAGTQIGGVLEPVGAFPVIIEDEVMLGGNCGIYEGAIVKRRAVIGAGCIITGSTPIYDLVKNKIYRREKGQPLIVPEGAVVVPGSRDISKKSKFGSLHGLSLYAPLIVKYRDEKTDAATVLEEGLR, from the coding sequence ATGAGCCGCGAATTGCTTATTGCCGAAATCGAAAAGCTTTATTCCACCGACGGGAAAAATCCAGAGTCCGAGTCATTCGTGGAGCGATTCCTCGAGCTTCTCGACATCGGGGAAGTCCGTGCGGCCGAGCCCGATCCCTCATGTTCATCAGGCTGGAAGGTGAACCAGTGGGTGAAGAAAGGGATTCTCCTGGCTTTCAGGATCGGCAAGCTCATCAAGATGGGAAATGGCTGGAGCGACCAGTTCTTCGACAAGCACACTTTGCCGGTGAAAGACATTTCAATCGAAGACCAGATCCGGGTCGTACCCGGCGGGACGGCAATTAGAAGAGGTGCATACATCTCGCACGGCACCGTTATCATGCCGCCTTCGTATGTAAACGTCGGCGCGTTTGTGGATGAAGGCACAATGTTGGATTCGCACTCGCTCGTCGGCTCGTGTGCACAGGTAGGAAAGAAAGTCCACGTGAGCGCCGGCACCCAGATTGGCGGAGTGCTGGAGCCTGTGGGCGCGTTCCCCGTCATCATCGAAGATGAAGTCATGCTCGGCGGTAATTGCGGAATTTACGAAGGAGCGATCGTGAAGCGGCGGGCAGTCATTGGCGCAGGCTGCATCATCACCGGGTCAACGCCGATTTATGATTTGGTCAAGAACAAGATTTATAGGAGAGAAAAAGGTCAGCCGCTGATAGTTCCGGAAGGCGCGGTGGTGGTGCCGGGATCGAGAGATATTTCTAAGAAATCTAAATTCGGCAGTTTGCATGGGCTTTCGTTATATGCACCTCTCATCGTGAAATACAGAGACGAAAAGACCGACGCGGCCACGGTGCTGGAAGAGGGGCTCAGGTAA
- the dapB gene encoding 4-hydroxy-tetrahydrodipicolinate reductase — protein sequence MNVGLLGYGKMGKEIETVAKQRSHLIAAAADIDSNLSEMKKQFERCDVLVDFSIPSAVVEHVKYAGALKKAIVIGTTGWQKDLDEVKNIVSECGNAAVFASNFSLGVNLYISIVEKAAKMFGQIDGFDCAVLELHHNQKADAPSGTALTIGDAILANFPPKKKIRSGLPDGRIAKDELQINSIRIGSEFGTHSVFFDSESDRIELTHISRGRRGLALGAVIAAEWILGKKGFYQFKEILGDLS from the coding sequence ATGAACGTAGGCTTGCTTGGTTACGGAAAAATGGGAAAAGAAATTGAGACGGTCGCAAAACAGCGTTCACATTTGATCGCCGCTGCCGCCGATATCGATTCAAATTTGTCCGAGATGAAAAAGCAATTCGAGAGATGCGATGTCCTTGTCGATTTTTCGATCCCTTCCGCCGTAGTGGAACACGTCAAGTATGCCGGTGCACTGAAGAAAGCGATAGTTATCGGTACCACCGGCTGGCAGAAAGATCTAGATGAAGTCAAAAATATCGTGAGTGAGTGCGGCAACGCAGCCGTGTTTGCATCAAACTTTTCACTGGGAGTCAATTTATACATCTCGATTGTCGAGAAAGCAGCAAAGATGTTCGGACAAATTGACGGCTTCGACTGTGCCGTTCTTGAATTGCATCACAACCAGAAGGCCGATGCCCCCAGCGGCACCGCACTAACTATCGGGGATGCGATTCTCGCAAACTTTCCCCCAAAGAAAAAAATAAGGTCGGGCTTGCCTGACGGACGCATCGCGAAGGATGAACTTCAGATAAATTCTATTCGCATCGGAAGTGAGTTCGGTACGCACTCGGTCTTCTTCGATTCGGAAAGCGACCGCATCGAGTTGACACATATATCGAGAGGGAGACGCGGTTTGGCCCTTGGAGCAGTCATCGCGGCCGAATGGATTTTAGGCAAAAAAGGATTTTACCAATTCAAAGAGATATTAGGTGATCTTTCATAA
- a CDS encoding Trm112 family protein, translated as MLKKELLDILCCPKPECHGDLDYSPDQNTLTCSKCGHVYRVENDIPIMLIEDNPETNAAKK; from the coding sequence ATGCTTAAAAAAGAACTGCTCGACATACTTTGCTGTCCGAAACCGGAATGCCATGGCGACCTGGATTACAGTCCGGATCAAAACACGCTGACCTGCAGCAAGTGCGGCCATGTTTATAGAGTCGAGAACGATATCCCAATTATGCTGATCGAGGATAATCCCGAAACCAACGCGGCTAAGAAATAG
- the dapA gene encoding 4-hydroxy-tetrahydrodipicolinate synthase, which yields MKSKLFRGTGVALITPFQKDGSIDNQRLRELVEFQITNGTEAILPAGTTGESATLSHAEHHHVMENVLDTANRRVPVIVGAGSNSTREAISLTVHAKSIGADGVLSVAPYYNKPTQEGFFQHYAAISEAVDIPIVVYNVPGRTGSNINAETTLRMAEEIPNVVAVKEASGNISQIMEILRSRPDDFAVYSGDDQIAFTVVSLGGDGIISVVANQVPKMFGDMIRYCLAGDLENARRLHYKLLPLMNANFIESNPIPVKATLAMMGMIEEVYRLPLVSPGEATRAKLKKILDELELIPAVTHQSERIPPAQSIMS from the coding sequence ATGAAGTCGAAACTATTTCGCGGGACCGGCGTCGCACTCATAACTCCATTCCAAAAGGATGGATCAATTGACAACCAAAGGCTCCGCGAACTTGTGGAATTCCAGATTACTAACGGGACGGAGGCAATCCTCCCTGCCGGCACCACCGGAGAAAGCGCGACGCTCTCGCATGCAGAACACCATCACGTAATGGAGAATGTTCTGGATACGGCCAATCGCCGCGTTCCGGTGATCGTCGGCGCCGGGAGCAATTCAACGCGCGAGGCGATCTCTTTGACGGTTCACGCGAAATCCATCGGTGCAGACGGGGTTCTGTCCGTCGCACCATACTACAACAAGCCGACGCAAGAGGGATTCTTCCAGCATTACGCCGCAATTTCGGAAGCCGTCGACATACCAATCGTCGTTTACAACGTCCCCGGGAGAACTGGATCCAACATAAATGCAGAAACAACATTGAGAATGGCGGAAGAAATTCCAAACGTAGTCGCGGTGAAGGAAGCCAGCGGAAACATATCTCAGATCATGGAGATATTAAGATCCAGGCCGGACGATTTCGCCGTTTACTCAGGCGATGATCAAATCGCTTTCACCGTCGTGTCGCTCGGCGGCGACGGAATAATTTCCGTGGTTGCCAATCAGGTTCCAAAAATGTTCGGCGATATGATACGATACTGCCTCGCCGGAGATCTGGAGAACGCCAGAAGGCTTCATTACAAACTCTTGCCGCTCATGAACGCAAACTTCATCGAGTCGAATCCGATCCCCGTGAAAGCTACTCTGGCAATGATGGGAATGATAGAAGAAGTTTATCGACTCCCTCTCGTTTCTCCAGGCGAAGCGACACGAGCAAAACTGAAAAAAATCCTGGATGAACTGGAACTGATACCTGCAGTTACACATCAGTCAGAACGGATTCCTCCGGCACAATCGATCATGAGCTGA
- a CDS encoding alkaline phosphatase family protein produces MSKKIFSLLIFLFPSSKLLGLVRTCLNAYSRLVVSSFLLACSGLTAHAQLPGQRDGRVLLPNGWWISPAGESIPLDDFPLNAAVSTDQKFLAVTHAGVSKPVVLLVDLKSRKVVQSIQLKDSWLGIAFRKNKLFVSGGNQNCVYTMDLINGKLASSDTVDFRSSKWAAGLDVNRDNLAVVFRGDSTLRYFHLSTKEFQSVKLDGMPYSCKFMTNGTLLVSIWSSKRIEAFNGTRLLYHVVTGDHPTEIAIGKESRYAYVANANDNSVTAIDLKTHRAVSNVSTALYPDSPEGSTTNSVCATNDGKYVLAANADNNSLAIIDVSDVKAPKPIGFIPVGWYPTKVLELKDGTVLVLNGKGNRSLANPQHQYIGTLLKGTLSFLEFPNAKQISAYTKQVYGNTPYRPAESKEATFASGNPIPQKVGEKSPIKYVFYFIKENRTYDQVFGDVPEGNGDSSLVLFGGKITPNIHEMAKNFVLLDNLYCDAEVSADGHNWSTAAYATDYVEKSWPNNYGGRGAPYEFEGGQPAATPKSGYVWDLCARNGVSFRDYGEFVENTTADTMENIASEEILLPHYDKAYRGWDLSYSDVNRFEEWRRDFGKLVDSGNVPHFNIIRLPNDHTAGTARGALTPQAMVAQNDYALGLFVDEISHSKIWKQSAIFVIEDDAQNGADHVDAHRTEGLVIGPFVKRHFVDHTLYSTSSMLRTMELLLGLPPMSQYDAAANPMFNSFTMSLDTASYNVAQPLIDITAKNKSGAYGENIMEHMNLKVADAVPDRLFNEIIWRSIKGSDMPTPRYSILSAVVNK; encoded by the coding sequence ATGTCAAAAAAAATTTTCTCCCTTCTCATTTTTCTCTTTCCGTCATCGAAGCTTCTCGGTTTGGTCCGGACATGTCTCAATGCTTATTCAAGATTGGTTGTCTCATCATTTCTGCTCGCTTGTTCGGGCCTGACGGCTCATGCTCAGCTTCCAGGCCAGAGAGATGGTCGCGTGCTTTTGCCGAACGGATGGTGGATCTCGCCGGCGGGTGAGTCGATCCCGCTGGACGATTTCCCGCTGAATGCCGCGGTGTCGACGGACCAGAAATTCTTGGCAGTTACCCATGCCGGCGTCTCGAAACCAGTTGTGCTTCTCGTCGATCTGAAGTCACGTAAAGTGGTACAATCGATTCAGTTGAAAGACAGCTGGCTCGGTATCGCCTTCCGCAAGAACAAACTGTTCGTCTCAGGTGGGAATCAAAACTGCGTCTACACCATGGACTTAATAAATGGAAAATTGGCAAGCTCGGACACCGTAGATTTCCGATCATCGAAATGGGCCGCCGGACTCGATGTGAACAGGGATAATCTTGCAGTTGTCTTTCGAGGTGACAGCACATTGAGATATTTCCACCTTTCGACAAAAGAATTTCAGTCGGTAAAACTCGACGGGATGCCATATTCATGTAAATTTATGACGAACGGAACGCTTCTGGTGTCGATATGGAGTTCGAAAAGAATTGAGGCTTTCAACGGAACGAGGTTGCTGTACCATGTTGTAACAGGCGATCATCCGACAGAGATCGCAATAGGTAAAGAGAGCCGGTACGCCTATGTAGCGAATGCGAATGACAATAGCGTGACCGCTATAGATTTGAAAACTCATCGCGCAGTCTCAAATGTTTCAACCGCGCTCTACCCCGATTCACCGGAGGGTTCCACCACTAATTCCGTCTGCGCGACCAACGACGGAAAATATGTCCTTGCCGCAAATGCGGATAATAATTCCCTGGCAATTATCGATGTTTCCGATGTCAAAGCGCCGAAACCGATCGGCTTTATTCCCGTCGGCTGGTATCCGACAAAAGTTCTGGAACTAAAAGATGGGACGGTCCTGGTTTTGAACGGGAAGGGAAATCGTTCGCTTGCAAATCCACAGCATCAATACATCGGCACTTTGCTCAAAGGGACGCTGTCCTTTTTAGAATTTCCGAACGCCAAACAAATCTCAGCCTATACGAAACAAGTTTATGGCAATACCCCGTACAGGCCGGCAGAATCAAAGGAAGCGACGTTTGCATCGGGTAATCCGATTCCGCAGAAAGTCGGCGAGAAATCTCCTATAAAATATGTTTTCTATTTCATAAAAGAGAACAGGACTTACGATCAGGTTTTCGGCGATGTTCCTGAAGGGAACGGTGATTCGAGTTTGGTTTTATTCGGAGGGAAGATCACACCGAACATTCATGAAATGGCGAAGAATTTTGTTCTGCTCGACAATCTTTATTGCGATGCGGAGGTCAGTGCAGACGGGCACAACTGGTCGACTGCGGCTTATGCAACCGACTACGTCGAGAAGAGCTGGCCGAATAATTACGGGGGGAGAGGAGCTCCCTACGAATTCGAAGGCGGGCAGCCAGCCGCTACTCCTAAATCGGGTTATGTCTGGGACCTGTGTGCGAGAAACGGAGTGTCGTTCAGGGACTACGGCGAGTTTGTTGAAAATACGACGGCTGACACGATGGAGAACATTGCCAGCGAGGAAATACTCCTGCCGCATTATGACAAGGCATATCGAGGATGGGACCTGAGCTACTCCGACGTGAATCGTTTTGAAGAATGGCGGAGAGATTTCGGCAAACTGGTCGACAGCGGGAACGTGCCGCATTTCAATATCATCCGGCTTCCCAACGATCACACAGCCGGAACCGCCAGAGGCGCGCTGACTCCTCAAGCCATGGTGGCACAGAATGATTATGCCCTCGGATTATTTGTCGATGAAATTTCCCACAGCAAAATCTGGAAGCAATCTGCAATATTCGTAATTGAAGACGACGCTCAAAATGGAGCGGACCACGTTGATGCGCACAGAACGGAAGGGCTCGTGATTGGCCCTTTTGTGAAGCGGCATTTCGTGGACCACACTCTTTACTCCACTTCGTCGATGTTGAGAACCATGGAACTCCTGCTAGGGCTGCCTCCGATGAGCCAGTATGATGCTGCCGCGAATCCGATGTTCAATTCGTTCACAATGTCGTTAGATACTGCAAGCTACAACGTTGCCCAGCCGCTGATCGATATTACCGCTAAAAACAAATCGGGCGCTTACGGGGAGAATATCATGGAGCACATGAATTTGAAAGTGGCAGATGCCGTGCCGGACAGATTGTTCAATGAAATTATTTGGAGATCAATAAAAGGATCCGATATGCCTACACCGAGGTATTCGATACTGTCGGCCGTAGTGAATAAGTGA